The genome window TATGAGATTTGTTCACAGATTCAACAGATTTCAGTTCAATTATTACCTTATTTTCAACGAGAATGTCTACTCGAAACCCTTCGTCAAATTTTATCCCCTCATATTCTATGGGAATAGATATTTGTCGTTCGACTGACAGTCCTCGTTTCTTAAGTTCATAAGCAAGGACTACTTCATAAACGGTTTCAAGCAATCCTGGACCAAGTTTCTTATGCACGCCAATCGCAATGTCAACTATAATTTTTCCAATTTCATTTTCATTCATTCTTCTTTGTGCCTTTGTGTGAGTATTTTTTATCAAGGGATGTGGAGAGATTTTACTCTCCCCACATCTCCAATTTCCTTTAATCTCTCTCTAATTAATCTTTACGCTAAACCGTAATGTCCCGCTTTGACTGGGGCCTATTGCTGGAATTCTCCAGCGAATATGCGTAACTGGTGCGAAATCT of bacterium contains these proteins:
- a CDS encoding GxxExxY protein; the encoded protein is MNENEIGKIIVDIAIGVHKKLGPGLLETVYEVVLAYELKKRGLSVERQISIPIEYEGIKFDEGFRVDILVENKVIIELKSVESVNKSHKKQVLTYLRLTGKKLGYLLNFGEDLMKDGISRIINGEIN